TCCTGACCGTGCTGGTGATGTCCCCGGCCCTGGGCCTCCTGTTCGACCACTTCCTGTTCTCCCGGATCCCGGCCCAGAGGAACATGGCCAAGGTGGTGACCGGCCTGAGCCTGTTCGTGGGCATCCCGGCCCTGCTTCCGGTCGTGTTCGGCAACCAGAACCTGCTCAACTCCCCGAGCGTCTTCTGGAACATCGACACCGTGTACTTCACGGTGTTCGGCACCCCGATCAACGGCGCCGAGCTCACCGTGATGGTGGTCACGGGGGTGGCCCTGGCCGGCCTGGTCGTGATGATGCGGCTCACCCCCCTGGGACTGCAGATGCGGGGGGCGGTGGAGAGCCGCCGGCTGGTGCAGCTCGACGGGGTGAACGCGCGCGCCGTGGTGGCCATCGCGTGGGTGGTCTCGAGCATCCTCGCCGGCCTGTCCGGCGTCCTGCTGGCCCCGCTGTTCGCCCAGGTACAGGCGATCGGCTTCACCACCCTGATGGTGGCGGCGGTGGCAGCGGCGGCCTGGGCGGCGCTGCGGTCGCTTCCCGTGGCGGCAGCGGTGGCCATCCTCGTCGGGGTGCTGGAGTCGGTCTTCCAGGGCTACCTGCCGACTTCGTCGTGGCTCTACTCGGCGGTGCTGCCGGCCTTCCCGTTCATCGTGCTGGCGGTGGCCCTGCTCGTGGTGCCCGGCCTGCGCACCCTCGAGACGGACCGTGACCCGCTGGCGTCGGTCGACCCCCCGCCCCCTCCGCCCCTGCGCACCATCCGGCTGCCGGTGATGGACCGCATCATCCGGGTCACGTGGTACGCCATGCTGGCCGCCTTCATCGTCTCGATGCTGACGTGGATGCCCCGGACTTGGGAGAACGTCTTCAACTCCGGACTGGCGTTCTCGACGATCTTCCTGTCGGTGACCCTGATCACCGGGATGGCCGGCCAGCTCTCGCTGGCCCAGGGGACGCTGGCGGGGGTCGGGGCGTTCGCCGCCGCCCAGGTGGCCCACCACCTCGGGCTCAACATGCTCCTCGGGGGCCTGATCGGGGCCCTGGCCGCGGCGGCGGTGGCGGTGGTCCTGGCGCTGCTGTCGCTCCGCCTGGCCGGCCTGGGCCTGGCGCTGATGACCCTGGCCGGGGCCCTGTTCTTCGACAATGCGGTGTTCAACCAGTCGGGCGTCAGCAACGGGGCCCAGGGTCTGTCGATCAGCCAGGACTGGGTGGCGCCGTTCCACTTCTTCGACCCCAACGGGCACCAGCTGTTCGTGCTGGCGATGGTTGCCCTGGTCCTCTGCGTCATCGTCGTCAACCTGGTGCGCAAAGGGACCACCGGGCGCTTCCTGGCCGCCATGCGCGGGAGCGAGACCGGGGCCGCCGGCATCGGCATCGACCTCTCCCGCCAGCGGATCACCGTGTTCGCCCTGGCCGGGGTGATCGCCGGCATCGGCGGGACGGTGTTCACCATCCAGCAGCAGGTGGCCAACGCCGAGCAGTGGAACTACGAGCTGTCGGTGGCGTTCGTGGTGATCGTGGTCACCACCGGCGTGAGCACGGTGGAGGGCGCCATCCAGGGTGGGATGGGCTTCGTGGTCACCCAGCAGCTCCTCACCTACCTGCCCGGCCGCTTCGGCGGCTCGAGCCTGGTGTTCGTGGGATTCGCCTTTGGGGCCCTCACCTACGCCGCCCACCCCGAGGGCGTGCTCGAGTACCAGAAGGCCCGCGCGACCCTCAAGTGGCAGAAGCGGATCTTCGAGCGTCGGGGACCGCCGATGGCGCCTCCAACCGAGAGGGTGCCGGTGCTGGCCGATGGGTGAGACCCTGCTGGCCGTCGAGAACCTGACCAAGTCCTTCGGGGGGGTGGCGGCGGTCTCCCAGGTGGACCTGCGCGTGGACGCCGGGGAGACGGTGGCCCTGATCGGACCCAACGGGGCCGGCAAGACCACGCTGTTCAACTGCGTGTGCGGGCAGCTGACCCCGGACGAGGGCGCGGTCGTGTTCAACGGGGAGACCATCCACGATCTCCCGACGTTCCGGCGGGCCCGCCTCGGGATCGGCCGCACCTATCAGCGCATCGAGGTGTTCCCGGAGCTCTCGGTGCGCGACCACCTGCTGGTGGCGGAACGGGCGCGGGGCGGGCAGGGCCGGCTGTGGAAGGACCTGCTCAACCGGAGCCGGCCCGACCGCGACGAGATGTCCCGGGTCTACTCCGTGCTCGACCTGGTGGGGCTGGCCGACCTGGCCGACACCCTCGTCGCCGCCCTCGGTCTCGGCCTGTGCCGGGTCGTGGAGCTGGCCCGGGCCCTGGTCATGGACCCCGAGCTGCTCCTGGCCGACGAGCCCTCGTCCGGCCTCGACATCCACGAGACCCGCCAGCTGGCCGAGGTGCTGCGCGCCATCCAGGGCCAGCGGGGGATGGCCGTGCTCCTGGTCGAGCACAACCTGGCCCTGGTCGACCAGGTCGCCGACCGGGTGGTGGTCATGGACCTGGGCCGGGTCGTGGCCGAGGGGACGTTCGGCGAGGTGATGGAGGACCCGGCGGTGCGCTCCGCCTACCTCGGGGTGAAGGCGTGACCGCCCCCGCCCTCGAGGTCGACTCGCTCAGCGCCGCCTACGGCCCCTACCGGGCCCTGTTCGGCGTGACCTTCTCGGTCCCGCCGGGCGGGGTCGTGGCCCTGCTGGGCTCCAACGGGGCCGGCAAGTCGACCGTGGCGCGGGTCGTGACCGGGCTCCTGCGCGCCACCGCCGGCCGGGTGTCGGTGCGGGGCGTCGACGTCACCAACCAGGCGCCCTACAAGCTGGCGCGTGAAGGAGTTGCGCACGTGGTGGAGGGGCGGGCCGTCTTCGCCCAGCTGACCGTGGAGGAGAACCTCACCCTGGCCTTCCGGCAGCGGGCCGGGCGGGCGCGGCTGGCCGAGTCGCTCGAGCGGGCCTACCAGGCGTTCCCGGCCCTCGCCGACCGCCGGCGGCAGCGGGGGGGCACCCTGTCGGGAGGCGAGCAGCGGATGCTCTCGCTGGCCAAGGTCATGGTGGTACCGCCCCGCCTGCTGGTGGCCGACGAGCTGTCGCTCGGGCTGGCGCCGGCGGTCGTCGACAAGGTCTACGAGAGCCTGCGGCTGATCCACGCCTCGGGCACCGCCCTGCTCATCGTCGAGCAGCACGTGGACCGGGTGCTCGAGCTGGCGTCGGGCGCCGTGGTGCTCGAGCACGGCGCGGTGGCCTTCGACGGGCCGGCCGACCAGGCCCTCGCCGCCGTCGAGGCGGTGCTGGCGGCCCGGCACGAGGTGGCCGTCACCGGCGCGGCCGAGGGCTGAGGCGGTGGACCTGGGGCTGGCCGGGGCCGCCGTGGCCGTGACGGGAGGGACCAAGGGCATGGGGCGGGCGGCGGCGGAGTGCTTCGCCGCCGACGGCGCCCGGGTGGCGGTGCTGGCACGGGGCGCGGCGGCCCTCGACGAGACGGCGGCGGCGCTGGCGGCGCTCGGGAGCCCCGACGTGGCGGTCGTGGCCGTCGACGTGACCGACCGGGCGGCGGTCGAGGGGGCCTTTGGCGAGATCCGGTCGCGATGGGGTGAGCTCAACGCCCTGGTCAACACCGTCGGGCCCGGAGCGGGCCGCCTCGACGAGTTGAGTGACGAGCAGTGGGAGCAGACCTTTGCCCTCGGGACCATGGCGGCCGTGCACTGCGTGCGTGCCGCCCTCCCCCTGTTGCGCGCAGCCGGGTGGGCGCGCGTCGTGAACGTGTCGGCCCACTCCATCCAGCGCCAGAGCCCGATGCTGGTCGCCTACACGGCGTCGAAGGCCGCTCTGACGAGCATCTCCAAGAACCTGGCCCGGTCCCTGGCCCCGGAGGGCATCCTCGTCAACACCGTTAGCCCCGGGACCATCGTCACCGCCAGCTTCACCGAGAACCTGAAGGCGGTCCTCGACGAGCTCGGTCTCGACGCCTCCGACCCCCACGACGTCATGCGCTGGATAGCCGACACCTTCCACCAGCCCGCCGACCTGGGCCGGGCCGGGATCCCCGACGAGGTCGGGGCGGTGATCGCCTTCCTGGCGTCGCGGCGGAACGGCTACGTCACGGGGGCCAACGTCAACGTCGACGGGGGTTCGGACTTCGTCTGACCGGTCCCGCTGACGGCCTCCCGTCCGGGTCGCTCAGGCCCCCGGCCCGCCCACGACCGTGATGTCCTCCGCCCGGCGGGACTCGAGCAGGGCCCGCAGGTCGGGGGCGTCGACGGGCCGGGAGAAGTAGTAGCCCTGGGCGTAGTCGCAGCCCAGGCCGGCCAGGACCTCGGCCTGCTGGCGGGTCTCGACCCCCTCGGCCACCGCCGTCAGGCGCATGGTCCGGGCCAGCGAGACGATGGCGCTGGCGAGCGACGACTCGCCTTCCCCGTCGCCGATGGGGGCCACGAACGACCGGTCGATCTTCAAGATGTCGACGGGGAAGCGATCCAGGTAGCTGAGCGACGAGTAGCCGGTGCCGAAATCGTCGACGGCCAGCCGCACCCCGAGGGCCTTGAGCTCGTGCAGCTTGCGGATGGCGCGCTCGCTGTCGGTCATCATCCCCGTCTCGGTGATCTCGAGGGTGAGGCACGCCGGCGCCAGCCCGGAGGACTCGAGCGCCTCCCGCACCTCGTCCACGATCTCGTCGTGGTACAGCTGGCCGGGGGAGATGTTGACGCTGACCGCCAGCTCGTCGACCCCGAGGCCGGCCCCCTGCCACTCCCGGGTCTGCCGGCAGGCCCGGTTGAGCACCTGGCGCCCGATCTCGCGGATGAGCCCGGTCTCCTCCGCCAGGGTGATGAAGCTGCCCGGCGCAAGGACGCCGCGCGTCGGGTGGCGCCAGCGCACCAGGGCCTCCACCCCCGCGATCACCGAGCCGTCGGCGGTGACGATCGGCTGGTAGGCGACGTCCAGCTCGTCGCGGCCCAGGCCCCGCCGCAGGTCGACCTCGAGCTCAAGACGCTCGAGCGCCCGGGTGTGCATGTCCGAGCGGAAGATCTGGTAGCCGCCGCGGTGGTGACGCTTGGCGGTGTACATGGCCAGGTCGGCGTTGCGGAGCAGCTGGTCCCCGCTGATCCCGACCGACCCGAAGGCGATCCCGATGCTGGCGCCGATCACGACCTCCCGGCCCGCGGGCCGGAACGGGCGGAGCAGGGCCGAGATGATCCGCTGCGCCACGACGGTGGCCTCGTGCTCGCTGGTGAGGTCCTCGAGCAGCACGGCAAACTCGTCCCCCCCGAGCCGGGCGGCGGTGTCGGTGATCCGGAGGCAGCCCTGGACCCGCTCGGCCATGCTCGTGAGCAGCTCGTCCCCGGCGGTGTGGCCCAGGCTGTCGTTGATGTTCTTGAAGCCGTCGAGGTCGAGGAAGAGGACGGCCAGGGGGCCACCGCGGCGGCTGAGCCGGGCCAGCGAGTGGTTGACGCGGTCGCGGAACAGCGCCTGGTTGGCCAGCCCGGTCAGGGAGTCGTGGAAGGCCTGGTGGGCCAGCTCCTGCTCCAGGCGGCGCTGCTCGGTCACGTCCCGGAAGCTCCAGACCCGCCCGGCGATGGCGCCGTCCACCCGCTGCGGGGTGGAGAAGCGGTCGACGGTGCGGCCGTCCCGGAAGCGGAGCACGTCGTGGCTCGACTCCTCGGGTTGGGCGTACAGCTCCCGGACCTTGCCGATGAACGACTCCGGGTCCGACAGCTGACGCAGGACGAAGGACAGGGCCTGGTCGTCGTCCCGGGTGGCGAGCACCGTGTCAGGGATGCCCCACAGCTCGGCGAAGCGGCGGTTGTAGCTGGTGATCCGCCCCTCGCTGTCGACGACCAAGATGCCGTCGGCGGTGGCGTCGAGAGTGGCGGAGAGCAGCGAGAGGGTGCGACGCAGGTCGTCCTCCCCGTCCTTCACGCTGCGGAGGAAGGCCTCGTTCAGCCGCCACGAGGCCATGCCGGCCCCGCTCATCGCCAGCACGAACACGCCGTGGATGGCCGCCCACTTCCAGGGGTCGTCGATGGCCGACTGGTGGTCGAACACCACCGACGGCGCCAGGACTCCCGCCAGGCCGTGCTGCAGGACGACGTAGCCGATGGCGACCAGGAACGGCCACCAGTCCTGGTACAGCGTGATGATGCCGACCATCACGAAGTAGTGGAAGTGCATCTCGGTGGCGCCGGCCGACAGCCACACCAGCTCGGCGGAGCAGGTCAACAGGCCCACGGCGGTGACCACGGTGGCCACCCGCCGGTGACCCCGGAGGGTGTGGGCGGCTATCCCGAACGGCGCCAGGAGGCCCGGGATCAGCATCGCCTCCCACACCGGGCGGCTCCGCGCCAGGGCAAAGATGGCGATCCCGGGCAGGTGGATCCACAGCACGGCGCTGATCCAGCGGTGGCGCTGGGCCCAGACCTCCTCGGGCAGGGGGGTCCCCTGGGGGAGGAGCGCACGCAGGCGGTGGGCGACGGGGCGCCACCGGAGGGGCCGGCCCCGGGGCAGGGCGCGGGCGAGGAGCACGCACGCGGCGACCACGGCCAGCTCGACGGCGGACGCCGCAATGTCGAGGCGGCCGAACTCCTCGGGTGACCAGGTCTCGGGCCCGACCGGCAGCCCCACGGTTCGCGAGACCAGCCACAACCCGACGGTGGCGGCATTGACGGCGGCCCCGAAGACAAGGACCGTCCGGGTCGGACGGGCCAGCACGACCGCTCCCCACGCCAGCTGGAACGTGGCCAGCAGGGCAAAGAAGACGCCGTAGGCGGTCGCCTCCTGGAAGTGCTCGGGACACACCGAGATGTGGATGCCGGCCACGAGCGCCGAGGCGGTTGCCAGGGCCTGCCGCCTCCGGTCGGCGGAGCGGGCGCTGCCCCACCAGCTCCGGGCGGTGGGGCCCAGGCTGGACACCAGAGAGCCGCCGAGGACGGTGGCCGGAGCGGGCCGGCGCAGGGCCAGGGCGGCCATCAGCGGGGCGATCAGGAAGCCGGCGTAATGCCAGAGCGGGTGCCCGGCCACGGCGGCGGCGGCGAGCACCCTCATCGGTCCCGGACCGCGCTTATTGACCGGCTCGGGGACATGGAACTAGTTCGGCCGGTGGCCCGATCTGGTCAAGCGTCATTCCCGCCGGGCGTTGACACCAATGATCAGGGCGCCGGCGTGGCCGCCTCCTGACCGGAGCCCACCGGTGTCAGCTCGAGGCGGTGGGTGGTGTCCACCGCCTCCAGCAGCCAACGATCGTGGGACACGAGGATCAGAGTGCCGCCGTAGCCGGCCAGCGCCTCCTCGAGCTGCTCGATGGCGGCCAGGTCGAGATGGTTGGTCGGCTCGTCGAGGACGAGCAGGTTCACCCCGGCGGCCTGGAACACGGCCAGCTCGAGGCGGGTGCGCTCCCCCGGGGACAGCGACCCGGCCGGGCGGGCCACGTGTGAGGCGCCGAGACCGAACTTGGCGAGGAGGGAGCGCCCCTCGGGAACGGTGAGACCCGAGCGGGAGAGGAAGCCGTCGAGCACGGGCCGGTCGGGAGGGAAGCCGAGGCGGTCCTGGCCCAGCTCGCCCACGGCGACGCTGGGACCGAGGTAGCGGCTGCCTCCGGTCAGCGGCAGCAGGCCGAGCAGCGCCTTCACGAGCGTGGTCTTGCCGCTCCCGTTGGGCCCCACCACCGCCAGCCGGTCACCCCAGCGGACCTCGAGGTCGACCGGGCCGAGCCGGAACCGGCCCCGTTCCATCACGGCGCCGTCCAGGCGCGCCACCACCGCGCCGGAGCGGGGCGCCTCGTCGATCGAGAACCGGAGGTCCCATCCCTCCCACGGCTTGTCGACGACGTCCATCCGCTCGAGGGCCCGCTCGGTCATGCGCGACCGGGACGCCAGCTTCTCGGTGCGGTTGATCCGGAAGTCCCTCTGCGCCTTGTCGTTGTCGCGGGGCGCCCGCTTCTCCCGGCGGGTCCCGGTCGTGGCCCAGTCCCGCTCCCGACGGGCCCGGTCGAGGAGGCGGCGGCGCTCCTGCCGGTAGACGGCGTGGGCCTCCTCGGCCTGGGCCCGGGCGCGGGCCCGTTCCTCCAGGTAGGCGGACCAACCGCCGCGGAACAGCCGCGAGGTGCGGGAGTGCTCGTCGATCTCCAGCACGGACGTGATCGTCCGCTCGAGGAAGGCCCGGTCGTGGGAGACGACGAGCACGCCGCCCCGCCCGACCACGAAGGCCTCCAGCTGGTCGAGGCCGGAGAAGTCGAGGTCGTTGGTGGGCTCGTCGAGCAGGATGACGTCGAAGCGCGACAGCAGGACGGCCGCCAGCGACACCCGGGCCGCCTCCCCGCCCGAGAGGGCGGCCGTCGGCAGCTCGAGCACCCGGGGCGGCAGCCCGAGCTCGGCGGTGACGGTCTCGATCCGGGCGTCGAGGTCGGCCGCGCCCAGGGCGGTCCAGCGGTGCAGGGCCGTGGCGTAGCGATCGGAGGCCCCCTCGGCGCCCCGGGCCAGGGCGTCGGCGGCCGCCTCGAGCTCGGCGTCGGCGGCGGCGATCCCCGTGCGCCGGCGCAGGTGGGCCAGCACCGCCTCGTCGAGGCGCCGGTCCGGCTCCTGGGCCAGGTAGCCCACGGTGGCGTCGGGCGGAGCCAGCTCGACGGTGCCCGCGTCGGGGCGGTCGAGCCCGGCCAGTATCCGCAGGAGGGTGGTCTTGCCCACCCCGTTGGGGCCCACGACCCCGGTGCGGGCCTCGGGCCCGACGGTGACGGAGACGTCGGCCAGGACCACCTCCCGGCCCCGCTCGCGGCGCAGGCCGCGGGCGGTCAGGACCGCGTGGCGGCCCGCAGCGTCAGGACTTGGCGCGGTAGATGACCTGCAGCTCGGTGAAGCCGTAGTAGCCCCACGGCCCGTTCTCCACCCCGATCCCGCTCCACTTGGCGCCCCCGAACGGCTGGTGGGGAGCCAGGGCCAGGTGGGAGTTCACCCACGCCGTCCCGCACTCGAGGCGGGCGGCCACCTCGCCGCCCCGCTCCGGGTCGGCGCTCCACACCGAGCCGGACAGGCCGAAGTGGGTGGCGTTGGCCCGCTCCACGGCGTCGTCGAGGTCGCGGTAGGCGACGACGGGCAGGGCC
The genomic region above belongs to Acidimicrobiales bacterium and contains:
- a CDS encoding ABC transporter permease, with the protein product MEQFLGFAIPGIPFGCTYALFAVGLVLTYQATGVFNFAFGAQAFAAAFVYTWATQIHHFPVAAAFVLTVLVMSPALGLLFDHFLFSRIPAQRNMAKVVTGLSLFVGIPALLPVVFGNQNLLNSPSVFWNIDTVYFTVFGTPINGAELTVMVVTGVALAGLVVMMRLTPLGLQMRGAVESRRLVQLDGVNARAVVAIAWVVSSILAGLSGVLLAPLFAQVQAIGFTTLMVAAVAAAAWAALRSLPVAAAVAILVGVLESVFQGYLPTSSWLYSAVLPAFPFIVLAVALLVVPGLRTLETDRDPLASVDPPPPPPLRTIRLPVMDRIIRVTWYAMLAAFIVSMLTWMPRTWENVFNSGLAFSTIFLSVTLITGMAGQLSLAQGTLAGVGAFAAAQVAHHLGLNMLLGGLIGALAAAAVAVVLALLSLRLAGLGLALMTLAGALFFDNAVFNQSGVSNGAQGLSISQDWVAPFHFFDPNGHQLFVLAMVALVLCVIVVNLVRKGTTGRFLAAMRGSETGAAGIGIDLSRQRITVFALAGVIAGIGGTVFTIQQQVANAEQWNYELSVAFVVIVVTTGVSTVEGAIQGGMGFVVTQQLLTYLPGRFGGSSLVFVGFAFGALTYAAHPEGVLEYQKARATLKWQKRIFERRGPPMAPPTERVPVLADG
- a CDS encoding ABC transporter ATP-binding protein; its protein translation is MGETLLAVENLTKSFGGVAAVSQVDLRVDAGETVALIGPNGAGKTTLFNCVCGQLTPDEGAVVFNGETIHDLPTFRRARLGIGRTYQRIEVFPELSVRDHLLVAERARGGQGRLWKDLLNRSRPDRDEMSRVYSVLDLVGLADLADTLVAALGLGLCRVVELARALVMDPELLLADEPSSGLDIHETRQLAEVLRAIQGQRGMAVLLVEHNLALVDQVADRVVVMDLGRVVAEGTFGEVMEDPAVRSAYLGVKA
- a CDS encoding ABC transporter ATP-binding protein, with amino-acid sequence MTAPALEVDSLSAAYGPYRALFGVTFSVPPGGVVALLGSNGAGKSTVARVVTGLLRATAGRVSVRGVDVTNQAPYKLAREGVAHVVEGRAVFAQLTVEENLTLAFRQRAGRARLAESLERAYQAFPALADRRRQRGGTLSGGEQRMLSLAKVMVVPPRLLVADELSLGLAPAVVDKVYESLRLIHASGTALLIVEQHVDRVLELASGAVVLEHGAVAFDGPADQALAAVEAVLAARHEVAVTGAAEG
- a CDS encoding SDR family oxidoreductase; this translates as MDLGLAGAAVAVTGGTKGMGRAAAECFAADGARVAVLARGAAALDETAAALAALGSPDVAVVAVDVTDRAAVEGAFGEIRSRWGELNALVNTVGPGAGRLDELSDEQWEQTFALGTMAAVHCVRAALPLLRAAGWARVVNVSAHSIQRQSPMLVAYTASKAALTSISKNLARSLAPEGILVNTVSPGTIVTASFTENLKAVLDELGLDASDPHDVMRWIADTFHQPADLGRAGIPDEVGAVIAFLASRRNGYVTGANVNVDGGSDFV
- a CDS encoding EAL domain-containing protein, which gives rise to MRVLAAAAVAGHPLWHYAGFLIAPLMAALALRRPAPATVLGGSLVSSLGPTARSWWGSARSADRRRQALATASALVAGIHISVCPEHFQEATAYGVFFALLATFQLAWGAVVLARPTRTVLVFGAAVNAATVGLWLVSRTVGLPVGPETWSPEEFGRLDIAASAVELAVVAACVLLARALPRGRPLRWRPVAHRLRALLPQGTPLPEEVWAQRHRWISAVLWIHLPGIAIFALARSRPVWEAMLIPGLLAPFGIAAHTLRGHRRVATVVTAVGLLTCSAELVWLSAGATEMHFHYFVMVGIITLYQDWWPFLVAIGYVVLQHGLAGVLAPSVVFDHQSAIDDPWKWAAIHGVFVLAMSGAGMASWRLNEAFLRSVKDGEDDLRRTLSLLSATLDATADGILVVDSEGRITSYNRRFAELWGIPDTVLATRDDDQALSFVLRQLSDPESFIGKVRELYAQPEESSHDVLRFRDGRTVDRFSTPQRVDGAIAGRVWSFRDVTEQRRLEQELAHQAFHDSLTGLANQALFRDRVNHSLARLSRRGGPLAVLFLDLDGFKNINDSLGHTAGDELLTSMAERVQGCLRITDTAARLGGDEFAVLLEDLTSEHEATVVAQRIISALLRPFRPAGREVVIGASIGIAFGSVGISGDQLLRNADLAMYTAKRHHRGGYQIFRSDMHTRALERLELEVDLRRGLGRDELDVAYQPIVTADGSVIAGVEALVRWRHPTRGVLAPGSFITLAEETGLIREIGRQVLNRACRQTREWQGAGLGVDELAVSVNISPGQLYHDEIVDEVREALESSGLAPACLTLEITETGMMTDSERAIRKLHELKALGVRLAVDDFGTGYSSLSYLDRFPVDILKIDRSFVAPIGDGEGESSLASAIVSLARTMRLTAVAEGVETRQQAEVLAGLGCDYAQGYYFSRPVDAPDLRALLESRRAEDITVVGGPGA
- a CDS encoding ABC-F family ATP-binding cassette domain-containing protein, with the protein product MVLADVSVTVGPEARTGVVGPNGVGKTTLLRILAGLDRPDAGTVELAPPDATVGYLAQEPDRRLDEAVLAHLRRRTGIAAADAELEAAADALARGAEGASDRYATALHRWTALGAADLDARIETVTAELGLPPRVLELPTAALSGGEAARVSLAAVLLSRFDVILLDEPTNDLDFSGLDQLEAFVVGRGGVLVVSHDRAFLERTITSVLEIDEHSRTSRLFRGGWSAYLEERARARAQAEEAHAVYRQERRRLLDRARRERDWATTGTRREKRAPRDNDKAQRDFRINRTEKLASRSRMTERALERMDVVDKPWEGWDLRFSIDEAPRSGAVVARLDGAVMERGRFRLGPVDLEVRWGDRLAVVGPNGSGKTTLVKALLGLLPLTGGSRYLGPSVAVGELGQDRLGFPPDRPVLDGFLSRSGLTVPEGRSLLAKFGLGASHVARPAGSLSPGERTRLELAVFQAAGVNLLVLDEPTNHLDLAAIEQLEEALAGYGGTLILVSHDRWLLEAVDTTHRLELTPVGSGQEAATPAP